A genomic segment from Brevundimonas mediterranea encodes:
- a CDS encoding TonB-dependent receptor produces MSQRLNRRVRLLSGAAFGAAALVAVSSAQAQTAAATTQADEQPAEVGEIVVTGIRRSIEASISAKANNTSIVEVISAEDIGKLPDVSIAESLARLPGVTMQRLDGRSQQISIRGLGPDFTTALLNGRELVTTGDNRGVEFDQFPSELLGSVVVYKTPDAALIGQGLAGTVDLRTVRPLAYGRQAIAVNYRHEWNDIGALNSGTTDSGDRYTLSYIDQFMDGTLGVALGYAHMSSPYQSERFNAWGYPTYSDGNLLTGGVKPYVMSSELERDGYMGVLEWRPNDRIHSTIDAFYSEFKNTQVLRGIEFPLAWGGSSGDCTVNVPSSFCRPAPSLRAGYTVEDGMIVAGTWDNIKGVVRNDLNKRDSNITALGWNTEFVANDDWTLALDVNYSKVERNDIILETNAGTGRNINGALDTLGFELTDDGVTRFTSQLDYADASLIRITSAQGWGSDVIAGGQVGYMNTPSIEDEIKAVRLTANRTLHQSPFKSIDFGFNYSERNKTFVNDQYYIGVPGGGDLFVPSEYLLAPTDLGYLGISQVLSYDALGVVNSGLLDLGSGLIARIAL; encoded by the coding sequence ATGTCTCAACGTCTTAATCGGCGCGTGCGCCTGCTGTCGGGCGCCGCATTCGGCGCCGCCGCGCTCGTGGCCGTCAGCAGCGCCCAGGCGCAAACCGCCGCGGCGACGACCCAGGCCGACGAACAGCCTGCGGAAGTCGGCGAAATCGTCGTCACCGGCATTCGTCGCTCGATCGAGGCTTCGATCTCGGCCAAGGCCAACAACACCTCTATCGTGGAAGTCATTTCGGCCGAGGACATCGGCAAGCTGCCGGACGTCTCCATCGCCGAATCCCTGGCTCGTCTGCCGGGCGTGACCATGCAGCGCCTCGACGGCCGCAGCCAGCAGATCTCCATCCGCGGCCTCGGCCCGGACTTCACCACCGCCCTGCTGAACGGCCGCGAACTTGTCACCACCGGCGACAACCGCGGCGTCGAGTTCGACCAGTTCCCCTCGGAACTGCTGGGCAGCGTCGTGGTCTACAAGACCCCGGATGCGGCCCTGATCGGCCAGGGCCTGGCCGGCACCGTCGACCTGCGCACCGTCCGGCCCCTGGCCTATGGCCGTCAGGCCATCGCCGTGAACTATCGCCACGAATGGAACGACATCGGCGCCCTGAACTCGGGCACGACCGACAGCGGCGACCGCTACACCCTCTCCTACATCGACCAGTTTATGGACGGGACGCTGGGCGTCGCCCTGGGCTACGCCCACATGAGCTCGCCCTATCAGTCCGAGCGGTTCAACGCCTGGGGCTATCCGACCTATAGCGACGGCAATCTGCTGACCGGCGGCGTCAAACCCTATGTCATGTCGTCGGAGCTGGAGCGCGACGGTTATATGGGTGTGCTGGAATGGCGTCCGAACGACCGCATCCACTCGACGATCGACGCCTTCTATTCCGAGTTCAAGAACACCCAGGTTCTGCGCGGCATCGAGTTCCCGCTGGCTTGGGGCGGTTCGTCCGGGGATTGCACAGTGAACGTGCCGTCGTCGTTCTGCCGTCCGGCGCCCTCGCTGCGAGCCGGCTACACGGTCGAAGACGGCATGATCGTCGCCGGCACCTGGGACAACATCAAGGGCGTCGTCCGCAACGACCTGAACAAGCGCGACAGCAATATCACCGCCCTGGGCTGGAACACCGAGTTCGTCGCCAACGACGACTGGACCCTGGCTCTCGACGTCAACTATTCGAAGGTCGAGCGGAACGACATCATCCTCGAGACCAACGCTGGCACGGGCCGCAACATCAACGGCGCCCTCGACACCCTGGGCTTCGAACTGACCGACGACGGGGTGACCCGTTTCACCAGCCAGCTCGACTACGCTGACGCCAGCCTGATCCGCATCACTTCGGCCCAGGGCTGGGGCTCTGACGTCATCGCGGGTGGCCAGGTCGGCTATATGAACACCCCGTCCATCGAGGATGAGATCAAGGCCGTTCGCCTGACGGCCAACCGCACTCTGCACCAGAGCCCGTTCAAGTCCATCGACTTCGGCTTCAACTATTCGGAGCGCAACAAGACCTTCGTCAACGACCAGTATTACATCGGCGTCCCGGGCGGCGGGGACCTGTTCGTGCCGTCGGAATATCTGCTGGCGCCGACCGACCTGGGCTACCTCGGCATCTCACAGGTGCTCAGCTACGACGCGCTGGGCGTGGTCAACAGCGG
- a CDS encoding alpha-amylase family glycosyl hydrolase — translation MTLARQWKTPARAMIAAAALFASTSPLPVQAQSATPDVLTALRQRPPQDEVIYFLLPDRFANGDSSNDHGGYAPERLKSGFDPSDTDFYHGGDLAGVTQRLDYIQGLGATAVWLAPVFKNKPVQTHGNYTGAAHHGYWITDFTAVDPHFGDEAAMRALVDAAHARGMKVYLDIVANHTADVIRYRECPDRPCEYRSRADYPYTRLGGLDGAAINERFDGRDFSRLTRPDYAYSPYVPAGEETAKVPAWLNDPIHYHNRGDSTFAGESSLDGDFAGLDDLLTEDPVVIQGMIDIFGGWIDKYGIDGYRIDTARHVNPEFWQAFIPAMLARARAKGIPNFHIFGEVYDPDPAVTARFTRVDAYPAVLDFPFQKTAVEVVSGKSGTDALAKLFAADAIYAKGADTAAILPTFLGNHDMGRVGFFVKQANPNASEAEILARVKLAHALMMFSRGVPTLYYGDEQGFAGAGGYGNSRQDMFASQTAVYAAERPIGGRQPAYSTEAPLYTAIAEMARIRAAEPALRHGRQVVRVAGDTPGLFAMSRIDEAGGETLVLFNTSTAEVTAQVEVEPGSRRWQAVRGDCAAEASAPASYAVRIAPLDYLICKSTPQ, via the coding sequence ATGACCCTCGCCCGACAATGGAAGACCCCGGCGCGCGCCATGATCGCGGCGGCGGCGCTGTTCGCCTCGACTTCCCCCCTGCCCGTCCAGGCCCAGTCGGCCACGCCGGACGTCCTGACCGCCCTGCGCCAGCGCCCGCCCCAGGATGAGGTCATCTACTTCCTGCTGCCCGACCGGTTCGCCAACGGCGATTCCTCGAACGACCACGGCGGCTATGCGCCCGAGCGGCTGAAGAGCGGCTTCGACCCGTCCGACACCGACTTCTATCACGGCGGCGATCTGGCCGGCGTGACCCAGCGGCTGGACTATATCCAGGGCCTGGGCGCGACGGCGGTGTGGCTGGCGCCCGTCTTCAAGAACAAGCCGGTCCAGACCCACGGGAACTACACGGGCGCGGCGCATCACGGTTACTGGATCACCGACTTCACGGCCGTCGATCCGCATTTCGGCGACGAGGCGGCGATGCGCGCCCTGGTCGATGCGGCCCATGCGCGGGGCATGAAGGTCTATCTGGACATCGTCGCCAATCACACGGCCGACGTGATCCGTTATCGCGAATGCCCCGACCGGCCGTGCGAATACCGCAGCCGGGCCGACTATCCTTACACCCGTCTCGGCGGGCTGGACGGAGCGGCGATAAACGAGCGTTTCGACGGGCGGGACTTCTCGCGCCTGACCCGACCCGACTACGCCTACAGTCCCTATGTTCCGGCGGGCGAGGAGACGGCCAAGGTTCCGGCCTGGCTGAACGACCCGATCCACTATCATAACCGGGGCGACAGCACGTTTGCGGGCGAAAGCTCGCTGGACGGGGACTTCGCCGGTCTGGACGACCTGCTGACCGAGGATCCGGTCGTGATCCAGGGCATGATCGACATCTTCGGCGGCTGGATCGACAAGTACGGGATCGACGGCTACCGCATCGACACCGCCCGCCACGTGAACCCCGAGTTCTGGCAGGCCTTCATCCCCGCCATGCTGGCGCGGGCGCGGGCCAAGGGGATCCCGAACTTCCACATCTTCGGCGAGGTCTATGACCCTGACCCGGCGGTCACGGCGCGGTTCACGCGGGTGGACGCCTATCCGGCCGTGCTGGATTTCCCGTTCCAGAAGACGGCGGTCGAGGTCGTCTCGGGCAAGTCGGGAACTGACGCCCTGGCCAAGCTGTTCGCCGCCGACGCCATCTACGCCAAGGGGGCGGACACCGCCGCCATCCTGCCGACCTTCCTGGGCAACCACGACATGGGCCGGGTCGGCTTTTTCGTGAAACAGGCGAACCCGAACGCCAGCGAGGCGGAGATCCTGGCCCGGGTGAAACTGGCCCATGCCCTGATGATGTTCAGCCGCGGCGTGCCGACCCTGTACTACGGCGACGAGCAGGGCTTCGCCGGCGCCGGCGGTTACGGAAACTCACGCCAGGACATGTTCGCCAGCCAGACCGCCGTCTATGCGGCGGAGCGGCCCATCGGCGGTCGTCAGCCGGCCTATTCGACCGAAGCGCCCCTCTATACGGCCATCGCCGAGATGGCCCGCATCCGCGCCGCCGAACCGGCCCTGCGCCACGGCCGTCAGGTCGTCCGCGTCGCCGGCGACACGCCGGGCCTGTTCGCCATGTCCCGCATTGACGAGGCCGGCGGGGAGACCCTCGTCCTGTTCAACACCTCGACCGCCGAAGTCACGGCCCAGGTCGAGGTGGAGCCCGGCTCGCGGCGGTGGCAAGCTGTTCGCGGCGACTGCGCGGCCGAGGCTTCGGCCCCGGCCAGCTACGCCGTCCGCATCGCCCCTCTCGACTATCTGATCTGCAAGAGCACGCCCCAGTGA
- a CDS encoding alpha-amylase family glycosyl hydrolase, whose product MNAHTLDLATAARPATAHTEWWRGAVLYQIYPRSFADANNDGVGDLKGITQHLDHVASLGVDGIWLSPFFTSPMKDFGYDVADYCDVDPIFGTLADFDALVARAHDLGLKVVIDQVFSHTSDEHPWFLDSRASRSGPHADWYVWADAKPDGSPPSNWQSVFGGPAWTWNARRGQYYMHNFLASQPQLNVRNPEVQDALIAAARFWLDRGVDGFRLDAINFSIHDLKLTDNPPINDGKKRTRPFDFQDKINNQSQPEIIGFLNRIRALTDSYEGRFTVAEVGGDHADREMKEYTAGTDRLHSAYGFLYLYADTLKSELVAQGETMWPDQQGEGWPSWTFSNHDAPRAVSRWAQGRDRKAFAEMALLLLVCLRGNVFVYQGEELGLPQAEVPFERLVDPEAIANWPETLGRDGARTPMPWHADQANAGFSTVEPWLPVDARHLPLAVDAQEADPASTLQVARRMIRLRHQHPALRYGGMAPIETSHLLVFERRERGGSGEQLLCVFNLGHDPVEWRPPVDATRIEAINWTEADGATLPPLAGLVFRLA is encoded by the coding sequence GTGAACGCCCACACCCTCGATCTCGCGACCGCCGCCCGGCCGGCGACCGCCCACACTGAATGGTGGCGGGGCGCGGTGCTGTACCAGATCTATCCGCGCAGTTTCGCCGATGCGAACAACGACGGGGTGGGCGACCTGAAGGGGATCACCCAGCATCTGGACCATGTCGCCTCGCTGGGCGTGGACGGGATCTGGCTGTCCCCCTTCTTCACCTCGCCGATGAAGGACTTCGGCTATGACGTCGCCGACTATTGCGACGTCGATCCGATCTTCGGGACCCTGGCCGATTTCGACGCCCTGGTGGCGCGGGCCCATGACCTCGGCCTGAAGGTTGTGATCGATCAGGTCTTCTCGCACACCTCGGACGAACATCCCTGGTTCCTGGACAGCCGCGCCTCACGCTCCGGCCCGCACGCCGACTGGTACGTCTGGGCCGACGCCAAGCCGGACGGATCGCCGCCGTCGAACTGGCAGTCGGTGTTCGGCGGTCCGGCCTGGACCTGGAACGCCCGGCGCGGCCAGTACTACATGCACAACTTCCTGGCCTCCCAACCGCAGTTGAACGTGCGGAACCCCGAGGTTCAGGACGCCCTGATCGCGGCGGCGCGCTTCTGGCTGGACCGGGGGGTGGACGGCTTCCGGCTGGACGCCATCAACTTCTCCATCCACGATCTGAAGCTGACCGACAATCCGCCGATCAACGACGGCAAGAAACGCACCCGGCCGTTCGACTTCCAGGACAAGATCAACAACCAGAGCCAGCCGGAGATCATCGGCTTCCTGAACCGAATCCGCGCCCTGACCGACAGCTACGAGGGCCGGTTCACCGTCGCCGAAGTGGGCGGCGACCACGCCGACCGCGAGATGAAGGAATATACGGCCGGGACCGACCGTCTGCATTCCGCCTATGGCTTCCTGTATCTCTACGCCGACACGCTGAAGAGCGAACTGGTCGCCCAGGGCGAGACCATGTGGCCGGATCAGCAGGGCGAAGGCTGGCCGTCCTGGACCTTCTCGAACCACGACGCGCCGCGCGCCGTGTCGCGCTGGGCCCAGGGCCGGGACCGCAAGGCCTTCGCCGAGATGGCCCTGCTGCTGCTGGTGTGCCTGCGCGGCAATGTCTTCGTCTATCAGGGCGAGGAGCTGGGCCTGCCCCAGGCCGAGGTGCCGTTCGAGCGGCTGGTCGATCCCGAGGCCATCGCCAACTGGCCCGAGACCCTGGGCCGCGACGGAGCCCGCACGCCCATGCCCTGGCATGCGGACCAGGCCAACGCCGGCTTCTCCACCGTCGAGCCCTGGCTGCCGGTCGATGCGCGCCATCTGCCGCTGGCGGTGGATGCGCAGGAGGCCGATCCGGCCTCGACCCTGCAGGTGGCGCGCCGGATGATCCGGCTGCGTCATCAGCATCCGGCCCTCCGCTACGGCGGCATGGCGCCGATCGAGACCTCGCACCTGTTGGTGTTCGAACGGCGGGAGCGCGGCGGGAGCGGGGAACAGCTTCTGTGCGTCTTCAACCTGGGCCACGATCCGGTCGAATGGCGTCCGCCCGTCGACGCGACGCGGATCGAGGCGATCAACTGGACTGAGGCCGACGGCGCCACCCTGCCCCCGCTCGCCGGCCTGGTCTTCAGACTGGCATGA
- a CDS encoding LacI family DNA-binding transcriptional regulator — protein MSRKTTRLEDIARLAGVSVATTSRALNDSPAVNDRTKQLIWKLAKEHDYPFRRYMPAGPIGAQGTIALVTPRPQGREGRISDPFFLELLAGVGEAARERGCDLLMSHISPATYDELAAAMNTSRADGVIFLGQSSLHGAFNRLAAGDHRFVVWGADLPEQDYCSIGSDNFSGGRRATAHLARLGRTRIVFLGDLDPPEAMQRHRGYLEALETAGLSVDAELIVPAHFEVESAEAAVDALVRRGVRFDGVVAASDQIALGAVRALEHAGLTVPGDVSVIGFDNVPFSRYSRPALSTIAQDTMKAGRLMVSKLLDHGGATAGRSERVPTDLIVRETCGG, from the coding sequence TTGAGCCGCAAGACCACTCGACTTGAAGACATTGCGCGCCTGGCCGGGGTGTCGGTCGCCACCACCTCGCGGGCGCTGAACGACAGCCCCGCCGTCAACGACCGCACCAAGCAACTGATCTGGAAACTGGCGAAGGAGCACGACTATCCGTTCCGCCGCTACATGCCCGCCGGCCCGATCGGGGCCCAGGGTACGATCGCCCTGGTGACGCCGCGACCCCAGGGACGGGAAGGCCGGATCTCCGACCCCTTCTTTCTGGAGCTGCTGGCCGGGGTGGGCGAGGCGGCGCGCGAACGCGGCTGCGACCTGCTGATGAGCCATATTTCGCCCGCCACCTATGACGAGCTGGCGGCTGCGATGAACACCAGCCGCGCCGACGGGGTGATCTTCCTGGGCCAGTCCAGCCTGCACGGCGCCTTCAACCGGCTGGCGGCGGGCGACCATAGGTTCGTGGTCTGGGGCGCCGACCTGCCGGAGCAGGACTATTGCTCCATCGGCTCCGACAACTTCTCGGGCGGTCGCCGCGCGACCGCGCATCTGGCGCGGCTGGGACGCACGCGGATCGTGTTTCTGGGCGACCTCGATCCGCCCGAAGCCATGCAGCGGCACCGGGGCTATCTGGAGGCGCTGGAGACGGCGGGCCTGTCGGTGGACGCCGAACTTATCGTTCCCGCCCATTTCGAGGTCGAGTCCGCCGAGGCGGCCGTCGACGCCCTGGTTCGCCGGGGCGTGCGGTTCGACGGCGTGGTGGCGGCGTCCGACCAGATCGCCCTGGGCGCGGTGCGCGCGCTGGAGCATGCCGGACTGACCGTGCCGGGCGACGTCTCGGTGATCGGCTTCGACAATGTGCCCTTCAGCCGCTACTCGCGCCCGGCCCTGTCCACCATCGCCCAGGACACGATGAAGGCCGGCCGACTGATGGTGTCCAAACTGCTGGACCACGGGGGCGCGACCGCCGGTCGGTCGGAACGCGTTCCCACCGATCTGATCGTGCGCGAGACCTGTGGCGGCTGA
- a CDS encoding glycoside hydrolase family 97 protein, with amino-acid sequence MMQRRSFLALGGASILAFGATGVRAQTTPTHARASSPGGVLTVEAFTDNDGRPMYAVLRQGRMVVAPSKLGFLLTDAPALERGLAITAGQPVTMDETWEQPWGERRFIRNHYNEWRVSYAETAGLQRRVDVVFRLYDDGLGFRYEFPDQAALKTVRIGSEITEFNLAEDGEAIWCPAWEWNREEYLYSRTPISAVGSAQTPMTVKGQSGLHVSIHEAACIDYAGMNLRRSEETKFRAQLTPGLTNAAVVRQAPFNTPWRTLQVSDSAAGLIESSLILNLNEPNRLGDVSWFKPMKYVGVWWEMHLELKSWNSGPKHGATTENAIKHIDFAAKHGFGGVLVEGWNKGWDGQWFANGSDFSFTEAYPDFDIEAVCAHARSKGVQLIGHHETGGNAFHYEQQLEPAMALYERLGVHSVKTGYVADAQGARVAGPDGRMVMAWHESQAMAQHHMKVVEAGARHKVAINAHEPFKDTGLRRTYPNIISREGQRGMEYSAWGNPGNPPEHEPNLVFTRLLAGPMDYTPGIFGMETRSPGGVQTTWAKQLALYVVIYSPIQMAADLLVNYEANPGPFQFIKDVPVDWSETRVLAAEIGDYVAIARKDRASDVWALGAVTDEHPRVLTAHLDFLDDGRRYRAEIYRDGPDADYRGKRESIIIEQREVTSADVLTLALAPGGGQAIRFVPVGRRRR; translated from the coding sequence ATGATGCAGCGCAGATCCTTCCTGGCCCTCGGCGGCGCCTCGATTCTGGCCTTCGGCGCGACGGGCGTTCGCGCCCAGACCACGCCGACCCACGCCCGCGCCAGCTCGCCCGGCGGCGTCCTGACGGTCGAGGCCTTCACCGACAACGACGGCCGGCCGATGTACGCCGTCCTGCGTCAGGGGCGGATGGTGGTCGCGCCGTCGAAGCTGGGCTTCCTGCTGACCGACGCCCCGGCGCTGGAGCGCGGCCTGGCGATCACCGCCGGCCAGCCCGTGACCATGGACGAGACCTGGGAGCAGCCGTGGGGCGAGCGCCGCTTCATCCGCAACCATTACAACGAATGGCGCGTCAGCTACGCCGAGACCGCCGGCCTGCAACGCCGCGTGGACGTGGTGTTCCGCCTGTATGACGACGGCCTGGGCTTCCGCTACGAATTCCCGGACCAGGCCGCGCTGAAGACGGTCCGCATCGGATCGGAGATCACCGAGTTCAACCTGGCCGAGGACGGCGAGGCCATCTGGTGCCCGGCCTGGGAATGGAACCGCGAGGAATACCTCTACAGCCGCACCCCGATCAGCGCGGTCGGCAGCGCCCAGACGCCGATGACCGTCAAGGGCCAGTCGGGGCTGCACGTCTCGATCCACGAGGCCGCCTGCATCGACTACGCCGGGATGAACCTGCGGCGGTCGGAGGAGACGAAGTTCCGGGCCCAGCTGACGCCCGGCCTGACCAACGCCGCCGTGGTGCGCCAGGCGCCCTTCAACACGCCTTGGCGGACGCTGCAGGTGTCAGACAGCGCGGCCGGTCTGATCGAGTCCAGCCTGATCCTGAACCTGAACGAACCCAACAGGCTGGGCGACGTGTCGTGGTTCAAGCCGATGAAGTACGTCGGCGTGTGGTGGGAGATGCACCTGGAGCTGAAGAGCTGGAACTCCGGCCCCAAACACGGCGCCACCACCGAGAACGCGATCAAACACATCGACTTCGCAGCCAAGCACGGCTTCGGCGGGGTTCTGGTCGAAGGCTGGAACAAGGGTTGGGATGGCCAGTGGTTCGCCAATGGTTCGGACTTCAGCTTCACCGAGGCCTATCCGGATTTCGACATCGAGGCGGTCTGCGCCCACGCCCGGTCCAAGGGCGTGCAACTGATTGGCCACCACGAGACGGGCGGCAACGCCTTCCACTATGAGCAGCAGCTCGAACCGGCGATGGCCCTGTATGAACGCCTCGGCGTCCATTCGGTGAAGACGGGCTATGTGGCGGACGCGCAAGGGGCGCGCGTCGCCGGGCCGGACGGCCGGATGGTCATGGCCTGGCACGAGAGCCAGGCGATGGCCCAGCACCATATGAAGGTCGTCGAGGCGGGCGCCCGGCACAAGGTGGCGATCAACGCCCACGAGCCGTTCAAGGACACCGGCCTGCGCCGCACCTATCCGAACATCATCAGCCGCGAGGGCCAGCGCGGCATGGAATATTCGGCCTGGGGCAATCCGGGCAATCCGCCCGAGCACGAGCCGAACCTGGTCTTCACCCGCCTGCTGGCCGGACCGATGGACTATACCCCCGGCATCTTCGGCATGGAGACACGCAGCCCCGGCGGCGTGCAGACGACATGGGCCAAGCAGCTGGCCCTCTATGTCGTCATCTACAGCCCGATCCAGATGGCGGCCGACCTGCTGGTCAATTACGAGGCCAATCCCGGCCCGTTCCAGTTCATCAAGGACGTGCCGGTCGACTGGTCCGAGACCCGGGTGCTGGCGGCCGAGATCGGCGATTACGTCGCCATCGCGAGGAAGGATCGGGCGTCGGACGTCTGGGCCCTGGGCGCCGTCACCGACGAGCATCCGCGCGTCCTGACCGCGCATCTCGACTTCCTGGACGACGGTCGGCGCTATCGCGCTGAGATCTACCGCGACGGGCCGGACGCCGACTATCGCGGCAAACGCGAGTCCATCATCATCGAGCAGCGCGAGGTCACTTCGGCCGACGTCCTGACCCTGGCCCTGGCGCCCGGTGGCGGCCAGGCGATCCGCTTCGTGCCGGTCGGGCGGAGGCGGCGATGA
- a CDS encoding MFS transporter, with amino-acid sequence MSLLAHRPRLSGLAIWNMCVGFFGIQIGFGLQNANTSRIFQTLGAEVDSLAILWIAAPLTGLLVQPIIGHFSDRTWTRFGRRRPYFLVGAIATTLALIAMPNSPGLWFAAAMLWIMDASINITMEPFRAFVGDNLPEEQRTAGYAMQSFFIGAGAVFASVLPWLLSNVFGVVSTAEAGVVPLSVKIAFYVGAAGLFSAVLWTVLSTREYSPEQIAAFERAKQDALGTPADDGPEAPARSVQGWMTSGLVCAVLGGLGFVLIGALNLEKELLVLAGFFAGFGLLQIAVGMMQRRQIVNAATEILNDIFRMPETMRGLAVVQFFSWFALFSLWIYTTAAVTRVHYGTTDTTSAAYAAGADWVGVLFGVYNGVAALAAFTLPVLATRIGRKATHALMLLLGAAGLFGVFVIRDPGLLWLPMIGVGFAWASIVSMPYAILSAAVPDRKMGVYMGVFNIFIVVPQLLAATVLGLILKTLFDGQAIWALVLGAVSFVLAAASALLVREHSPSPTPNP; translated from the coding sequence ATGAGCCTTCTTGCCCACCGCCCGCGCCTGTCCGGCCTGGCGATCTGGAACATGTGCGTCGGCTTCTTCGGCATCCAGATCGGCTTCGGCCTGCAGAACGCCAACACCAGTCGGATCTTCCAGACCTTGGGCGCCGAGGTCGACAGTCTGGCGATCCTCTGGATCGCCGCGCCGCTGACAGGTCTGCTGGTTCAGCCGATCATCGGCCATTTCAGCGACCGGACCTGGACCCGGTTCGGGCGTCGCCGCCCCTATTTCCTGGTCGGCGCCATCGCCACCACCCTGGCCCTGATCGCCATGCCCAACAGCCCCGGCCTGTGGTTCGCCGCAGCCATGCTTTGGATCATGGACGCCTCGATCAATATCACCATGGAGCCGTTCCGCGCCTTCGTCGGCGACAATCTGCCGGAGGAACAACGCACCGCCGGCTATGCGATGCAGAGCTTCTTCATCGGCGCCGGGGCCGTGTTCGCCTCGGTTCTGCCGTGGCTGCTGTCGAACGTGTTCGGCGTGGTCTCGACGGCCGAGGCGGGGGTCGTGCCCCTGTCGGTCAAGATCGCCTTCTATGTCGGGGCCGCCGGCCTGTTCTCGGCCGTGCTGTGGACCGTGCTGAGCACCCGAGAATACAGCCCCGAACAGATCGCCGCCTTCGAACGCGCCAAGCAGGACGCGCTGGGTACGCCCGCCGACGACGGACCCGAGGCGCCGGCGCGCAGCGTTCAGGGCTGGATGACGTCGGGCCTGGTCTGCGCCGTGCTGGGGGGTCTGGGCTTCGTGCTGATCGGCGCGCTGAACCTGGAGAAGGAACTACTGGTCCTGGCCGGCTTCTTCGCCGGTTTTGGGCTGCTGCAGATCGCGGTCGGCATGATGCAACGCCGCCAGATCGTCAACGCCGCGACCGAGATCCTGAACGACATCTTCCGCATGCCCGAGACCATGCGCGGCCTGGCGGTCGTCCAGTTCTTCAGCTGGTTCGCCCTGTTCTCCCTGTGGATCTACACCACCGCCGCCGTGACCCGTGTCCACTACGGCACGACCGACACGACCTCGGCCGCCTATGCCGCCGGGGCCGACTGGGTCGGGGTGCTGTTCGGAGTCTATAACGGCGTGGCGGCCCTGGCGGCCTTCACCCTGCCGGTGCTGGCCACGCGCATCGGCCGAAAGGCGACCCACGCCCTGATGCTGCTGCTGGGCGCGGCGGGTCTATTCGGGGTCTTCGTCATCCGCGATCCGGGCCTGCTGTGGCTGCCGATGATCGGCGTCGGCTTCGCCTGGGCCTCGATCGTCTCCATGCCCTACGCCATCCTGTCGGCGGCGGTGCCGGACCGGAAGATGGGCGTCTATATGGGCGTCTTCAACATCTTCATCGTCGTGCCCCAGCTGCTGGCCGCCACCGTCCTGGGCCTGATCCTGAAGACCCTGTTCGACGGCCAGGCCATCTGGGCCCTGGTGCTCGGCGCCGTTTCCTTCGTGCTGGCGGCGGCGAGCGCCCTGCTGGTGCGCGAACATTCCCCCTCCCCCACGCCCAACCCGTGA